The Pseudomonadota bacterium genome has a segment encoding these proteins:
- the pstB gene encoding phosphate ABC transporter ATP-binding protein PstB, whose protein sequence is MESPVLKVERFSAYFGDNQILKNIDLAISNNLVTALMGPSGCGKTTLIRCVNRMHELIPGTKTSGMMYLRGDNIYEMEPIVLRRKIGMVVQKPNPFPMMSIYDNVIAGYKLNGIRLGKSEMDRIVEQSLKDAALWNEVKDALHRKGTFLSGGQQQRLCIARALAMNPEILLLDEPTSALDPKSTAHIEELIVELKKNVTMLLVTHNIAQAARVSDFTAFIYLGELVEFGLTEKMFTVPKDKRTEEYLTGKFG, encoded by the coding sequence ATGGAAAGTCCGGTTTTAAAAGTAGAAAGGTTTTCAGCTTATTTTGGTGACAACCAAATATTGAAGAACATTGATCTTGCAATATCAAACAACCTTGTTACAGCACTCATGGGACCGTCAGGATGCGGGAAGACAACCCTTATCCGATGTGTAAACCGCATGCACGAGCTTATTCCCGGCACAAAAACTTCAGGCATGATGTACCTGAGGGGAGATAATATATACGAGATGGAACCTATTGTATTACGCAGAAAGATAGGTATGGTTGTTCAAAAACCGAACCCCTTCCCCATGATGAGTATATACGACAACGTGATTGCGGGGTATAAGCTCAACGGGATAAGGCTCGGAAAAAGCGAAATGGACAGAATTGTTGAACAATCCTTAAAAGATGCGGCCCTCTGGAATGAGGTAAAGGATGCTCTCCATAGAAAAGGCACATTTCTTTCCGGCGGGCAGCAACAGAGGCTCTGCATTGCCCGCGCGCTTGCAATGAACCCGGAAATCCTTCTCCTTGACGAACCGACCTCTGCGCTGGATCCAAAATCTACAGCACACATCGAAGAACTGATTGTGGAACTTAAAAAAAATGTGACCATGCTCCTTGTTACGCACAATATCGCCCAGGCAGCGCGTGTTTCCGATTTCACCGCCTTCATTTATCTGGGCGAACTGGTGGAGTTCGGACTGACGGAAAAGATGTTCACCGTTCCGAAGGATAAGCGAACAGAGGAATATCTCACAGGCAAATTCGGGTAG
- a CDS encoding DnaJ domain-containing protein: MDNLINNCYQILGLSPGASKEEIKEAFKKIRDELSTKEDEWERLKEINWAYEVLVDSVAAATGKDNVPEDDKAKRKRYKDNGESDVITLKDFLFSVGDKINPFLFAGRALVFLITIIWGFKYITHSVASNYAGESFLHNVSLPFHEAGHIILSPLGDFMCVLGGSLFQILIPAICMGAFLKQNDVFGASIALWWIGQNFVDCAPYINDARAQELMLLGGVTGQDVPGIHDWNNILGTLGLLKLDHFIANTSHWFGILLMLAAFLWGGLLLWLQWKNIDS, from the coding sequence ATGGATAATTTGATAAATAATTGCTATCAGATCCTCGGGCTTTCGCCTGGTGCATCAAAGGAGGAAATTAAGGAAGCCTTCAAAAAGATCAGGGATGAATTGAGCACAAAAGAGGATGAATGGGAAAGGCTCAAAGAAATAAACTGGGCATACGAAGTCCTGGTGGATAGCGTTGCCGCTGCTACCGGAAAAGACAATGTCCCGGAAGACGATAAGGCGAAGCGAAAGAGATACAAAGACAACGGAGAGTCAGATGTTATAACCCTTAAGGATTTCCTCTTCTCTGTGGGAGACAAGATCAACCCCTTCCTGTTTGCAGGCAGGGCCTTGGTTTTTCTTATTACCATTATCTGGGGTTTTAAATATATTACGCACTCTGTTGCGAGCAACTACGCCGGTGAGTCCTTCCTCCATAATGTAAGCCTCCCGTTCCATGAAGCCGGGCACATTATCCTTTCCCCTTTGGGAGACTTTATGTGCGTGCTTGGCGGAAGTCTGTTTCAGATCCTGATTCCCGCAATCTGTATGGGGGCATTCTTAAAACAAAACGATGTATTCGGCGCATCAATTGCCCTGTGGTGGATCGGGCAGAACTTTGTTGATTGTGCGCCGTATATAAATGATGCGCGCGCTCAGGAGTTGATGCTTCTGGGGGGCGTAACCGGCCAGGATGTACCCGGCATTCACGACTGGAATAATATCCTGGGAACGCTTGGTTTATTAAAACTCGATCATTTTATAGCCAATACATCCCATTGGTTCGGGATATTATTGATGCTTGCCGCCTTTCTGTGGGGAGGATTGCTGCTCTGGCTCCAGTGGAAGAATATAGATTCCTGA
- a CDS encoding SDR family NAD(P)-dependent oxidoreductase codes for MKLEGRVALLTAAAGAGIGQAVARTFAREGAYVVVTDAHKDRSVSVAEALKREYGIEALGIGCDVTSRNDVENAVNIVLEKFGRIDILFNNAGTNRPAQVTDITDEEWELVINVSLRGTFYCCRAVLPAMMKQDYGRIVSVTSVAAFRGLKAGHAHYAAAKAGVMAFTRCLAAEAAQHHITANTIAPSFIYNEFIPHIYPEDEIERMYEEIPYPRKGAPQDIANTALFLVSDEGEYITGQTICVTGGSWMR; via the coding sequence ATGAAGCTTGAAGGAAGAGTTGCTTTACTTACGGCAGCAGCCGGTGCCGGCATCGGTCAGGCAGTTGCCAGAACATTCGCCCGGGAAGGCGCATACGTTGTGGTGACAGATGCTCACAAAGACCGGTCTGTTTCAGTTGCCGAAGCATTAAAACGCGAATACGGCATTGAAGCCCTTGGCATCGGATGTGACGTGACAAGTCGCAACGATGTGGAAAATGCTGTAAATATTGTGCTTGAGAAATTCGGGCGCATAGACATACTCTTCAACAATGCCGGAACGAACCGTCCTGCACAGGTAACAGATATAACCGACGAGGAGTGGGAACTGGTAATAAATGTCTCGTTGCGCGGGACATTCTATTGCTGCAGGGCAGTCCTGCCTGCCATGATGAAACAGGACTATGGACGTATCGTGAGCGTCACATCTGTTGCGGCATTCAGGGGGCTCAAGGCGGGCCACGCCCACTATGCGGCCGCCAAAGCCGGGGTTATGGCCTTTACACGATGCCTTGCCGCTGAGGCGGCACAACACCATATAACTGCAAACACAATCGCGCCGAGCTTTATATATAACGAATTTATTCCCCATATCTATCCGGAAGATGAGATAGAGCGGATGTACGAGGAAATACCCTATCCGAGGAAAGGGGCGCCCCAGGACATTGCGAATACCGCCCTGTTCCTTGTATCCGATGAAGGAGAATATATTACCGGTCAGACAATATGTGTCACCGGCGGAAGCTGGATGAGATGA
- the pstC gene encoding phosphate ABC transporter permease subunit PstC, with product MKSEAIFNRILYLSALTVVVLLMVIFLTLLVASVPSIKTFGVGFFAGNTWDAASERFGALPFLAGTLLTSFLALIISIPFSISISIFLGEYFKDSAVSTFIRSSIEVLAGIPSVIYGLWGFFLLMPMMRVIEIKLGVPPHGVGILTSSLILAIMIIPFSASIGREVITLVPSDLKEAAYSLGATRFEVIKNIIIPYARSGIIAGILLALGRAIGETMAVTMLIGNSNFLPTSIFSPANTMASVIANEFAEATGITASSLVYIALVLFLVTMMVNIAGTYIIKKISLEASKEVT from the coding sequence ATGAAATCGGAAGCAATATTCAACAGAATCCTTTATCTGTCGGCGCTTACCGTCGTGGTTTTGCTGATGGTCATTTTTCTTACGCTCCTTGTCGCCTCGGTACCATCAATAAAGACTTTCGGCGTCGGGTTTTTTGCAGGCAATACATGGGATGCCGCATCAGAACGGTTCGGCGCCCTTCCATTTCTTGCAGGCACGCTTCTCACCTCATTTTTGGCACTCATTATATCAATCCCTTTCTCTATCTCCATCTCTATTTTTCTCGGGGAGTATTTCAAAGACAGTGCAGTCTCAACATTCATAAGAAGTTCTATTGAAGTACTCGCAGGTATACCGTCCGTGATTTACGGGCTCTGGGGGTTCTTCCTTCTTATGCCCATGATGAGGGTTATTGAAATAAAGCTTGGCGTGCCCCCCCACGGTGTAGGTATACTTACTTCCTCGCTGATACTGGCAATCATGATCATTCCCTTTTCCGCATCAATCGGAAGAGAGGTAATTACCCTCGTTCCCTCTGATCTGAAAGAAGCTGCTTATTCTCTTGGGGCAACAAGGTTCGAGGTGATAAAAAATATCATAATCCCTTATGCACGTTCAGGGATTATTGCCGGCATACTTCTCGCTCTCGGACGGGCGATAGGCGAGACCATGGCTGTTACCATGCTGATCGGCAACTCAAATTTTCTTCCTACGAGCATTTTCAGTCCTGCCAACACTATGGCCAGCGTTATTGCCAACGAGTTTGCAGAGGCAACGGGCATAACGGCATCGTCTCTGGTCTATATTGCCCTCGTTCTTTTTCTTGTAACGATGATGGTCAATATCGCCGGCACATACATTATAAAGAAGATAAGCCTTGAGGCATCAAAAGAGGTGACATAA
- a CDS encoding putative porin — MKRSAILIIAALLLVPAISFADSEMAVLLKTLQKKGIITSSEAESIAKETREIAAKEEAKAKEVSVAKKDEAKKAWEVPDFLKNTKFKGDLRLRGELSDRAETSSGTRERARYRLRLGTETAITDQVTVGVGLGSGEYASTLAGANGNARSQNQTMSDAFTRKPLWIDYAYAKYEPTKWFSIVGGKFNNPVWQPSDFLLTKDINPEGAAINLRGSVSPYVDLFFDGAFYLLSERTSDPDAIMYVAQPGIKFNFNKDSSLRFTAGYQGYDNVARFTPFTGTTSTNTLDSKGRYFYEYNAYTFGTELGFKNPFGLKTIPYAAILGGYLTNPNPRRDNKAYLAGFNVGYPRLEKFADWNFEYTFRRYERDAMLDIFPDSSFYGGATNAMGHRIKTAFGFTKNISLGLNYYNTWTVRPVPSATNRNGNAHPTIL, encoded by the coding sequence ATGAAAAGATCAGCTATTTTGATAATTGCAGCACTACTCTTAGTGCCTGCAATATCCTTCGCAGACAGCGAAATGGCGGTTTTGTTAAAAACACTCCAGAAAAAGGGGATCATCACATCTTCAGAAGCTGAGAGTATTGCGAAAGAAACCAGGGAGATTGCCGCCAAAGAAGAAGCAAAGGCAAAAGAGGTGTCGGTAGCGAAGAAGGATGAAGCAAAGAAGGCATGGGAAGTACCGGATTTTCTAAAGAATACGAAATTCAAGGGCGACCTCAGACTGCGTGGTGAACTTTCTGACAGGGCTGAGACATCGTCCGGTACAAGAGAAAGGGCTCGGTATAGACTGAGACTGGGCACGGAGACGGCAATAACCGACCAGGTTACAGTAGGCGTTGGTCTTGGCAGTGGAGAATATGCCAGTACTTTAGCCGGTGCAAATGGCAATGCACGCTCCCAAAATCAGACAATGAGCGATGCCTTTACCAGGAAACCGCTCTGGATAGACTATGCATACGCCAAGTACGAACCAACAAAGTGGTTCTCCATTGTTGGCGGTAAGTTCAATAACCCTGTATGGCAGCCCTCCGACTTTCTCCTAACCAAGGATATAAACCCTGAAGGTGCTGCGATCAACCTGAGAGGTAGCGTATCTCCCTATGTCGATCTCTTTTTTGACGGAGCATTCTATCTTCTTTCAGAAAGAACGTCCGACCCCGATGCCATTATGTATGTGGCCCAGCCCGGTATTAAATTTAATTTCAACAAGGATTCATCCCTTAGATTCACCGCCGGATACCAGGGCTACGACAACGTCGCAAGATTCACTCCTTTTACAGGGACAACAAGCACCAACACGCTCGATAGTAAAGGGAGGTACTTCTATGAGTACAACGCATACACCTTCGGCACCGAGCTGGGCTTCAAGAATCCCTTCGGTTTAAAGACGATACCCTACGCCGCCATTCTGGGCGGATATCTTACCAATCCCAATCCCAGACGGGACAACAAGGCATATCTCGCCGGATTCAATGTGGGATACCCGAGATTGGAGAAGTTTGCTGACTGGAACTTCGAGTACACATTCCGCAGGTATGAAAGAGACGCCATGCTCGACATATTCCCCGATTCAAGCTTTTACGGCGGCGCTACGAATGCGATGGGTCACAGGATTAAGACCGCCTTCGGCTTTACAAAAAATATAAGCCTCGGGCTGAATTATTACAATACCTGGACAGTTCGACCGGTTCCATCAGCCACTAATAGAAATGGTAACGCGCATCCAACCATATTGTAG
- a CDS encoding PIN domain-containing protein: protein MKIILMIDYENVQGLTLNSLDPGIVEVWFFVGKSQNKIPFELVESTQSFGSSLRWIKIEGNGKNNLDFHMIFELGRLSMEKEKAGEIYLLSKDKGFDSVVQYANRLGLKVKRIVNLSQMPSSDQGSPKSTHTDAVVINLSKIPAPRRPRTKSSLATHLKNTFSGRMDEKDIETIMEQLFIEGKISESSNRLKYDL from the coding sequence ATGAAAATTATACTTATGATTGATTATGAAAATGTCCAGGGCCTGACGTTGAACAGCTTAGACCCAGGTATTGTAGAGGTTTGGTTCTTTGTCGGCAAATCGCAAAACAAGATACCCTTTGAGCTTGTTGAATCAACACAGTCCTTTGGCAGTTCATTAAGGTGGATCAAGATCGAGGGCAACGGAAAGAATAATCTCGATTTCCATATGATCTTCGAACTCGGCAGGCTTAGTATGGAAAAAGAAAAAGCAGGAGAGATATACCTTCTTTCGAAAGACAAAGGTTTCGATTCTGTAGTCCAGTACGCAAATCGTTTGGGCTTGAAGGTAAAGCGTATAGTTAACCTTTCACAGATGCCGTCTTCCGACCAGGGATCTCCGAAATCCACCCATACGGATGCAGTTGTAATAAATCTTTCAAAGATACCTGCGCCCAGGAGACCCCGAACTAAATCATCGCTGGCAACACACCTTAAAAATACGTTCTCCGGCCGTATGGATGAAAAAGATATTGAGACAATAATGGAGCAGCTTTTTATTGAAGGCAAGATATCGGAAAGCAGCAATCGCTTAAAATATGATCTTTGA
- a CDS encoding GGDEF domain-containing protein, with amino-acid sequence MLIRLPEYLQKRSRSFIFLLSLLLTILIGLIDYISGAEISIILFYLIPIFMATWYGGNKIGLLMSLVGSVVWFLAWFLIANYSHQVIFYWNTIVISLTFIAFTYLLSALKGALDHEKTLSRTDALTGAMNRRQFYEFADSEMKRALRYKHPFTVAYIDLDNFKLINDNFGHIAGDNLLRTVTDTLRVNLRVTDVFARLSGDEFAIIFPETGNEASVRTFINKICDNLLEAMKKNGWPVTFSIGIVIYLKPPDSVDEMINIPDTIMYSVKHNGKNMMKLEVFGNL; translated from the coding sequence ATGTTAATCCGCTTGCCTGAATACCTTCAAAAACGCTCCAGATCATTTATCTTTCTTCTGAGCCTTTTGCTGACGATATTAATCGGCCTTATTGATTATATAAGCGGCGCAGAGATCTCAATCATATTATTCTATTTGATTCCCATTTTTATGGCAACATGGTATGGTGGGAATAAAATTGGCCTTCTTATGTCACTTGTCGGTTCTGTAGTATGGTTTCTTGCTTGGTTTTTGATAGCAAACTACTCACACCAAGTCATTTTTTACTGGAACACCATAGTAATATCACTAACCTTTATTGCCTTTACATATCTTTTATCTGCCTTGAAGGGTGCACTTGATCATGAAAAAACCCTTTCCAGGACAGACGCCTTGACGGGAGCTATGAACCGTAGACAGTTTTACGAATTCGCAGATTCAGAAATGAAAAGAGCACTTAGATACAAACATCCGTTTACCGTTGCATACATCGATCTCGACAACTTCAAATTAATCAATGATAACTTTGGACACATAGCCGGTGACAACCTATTACGAACAGTCACCGATACACTACGTGTCAATTTGCGCGTTACAGATGTTTTTGCAAGGCTTTCGGGCGACGAGTTCGCTATAATCTTTCCGGAAACAGGCAATGAAGCATCTGTCCGGACATTCATCAACAAGATTTGTGATAACCTCTTGGAGGCCATGAAAAAGAACGGCTGGCCCGTAACCTTCAGCATTGGTATTGTTATTTACCTAAAACCGCCAGACTCGGTTGATGAGATGATCAACATACCCGACACAATTATGTACTCTGTAAAACATAATGGAAAAAATATGATGAAACTCGAAGTATTCGGCAACCTTTAG
- the pstS gene encoding phosphate ABC transporter substrate-binding protein PstS, with protein MFKSIKMISFILIALSLLTANSTLFAAEKELIGAGATFPQPLYSKMFDAYYQQNKTKINYQGIGSGGGINQLVKKTVDFGGTDAFMTDKELKEAGAPVLHIPICLGAVVVIYNLPGNPKLNFTPDVLADIFLGKITKWNDPRITAVNKDVNIPTLAISVVHRADGSGTTYIFSEYLSKASNDWKEKIGTGKSLNWPQGQIGQKGNPGVAGYVKQTPGSVGYVELLYALQNKMSYGNIKNKSGKFVEPTTKAESNAANVKIPDDTNVSLTDSEAKDGYPISGFTWLIFYKEQNYGGRTKEKAETLSKLLVWMVTDGQKYVEPLQYSALTKEAIEKSLKIIKSITYNGTTMIK; from the coding sequence ATGTTTAAAAGCATTAAAATGATTAGTTTTATTCTGATTGCTCTTTCTTTGCTTACAGCGAACTCAACCCTTTTTGCTGCTGAAAAAGAGCTGATCGGCGCAGGAGCCACTTTCCCTCAGCCTCTCTACTCAAAGATGTTTGATGCCTATTATCAACAGAACAAAACAAAGATCAACTATCAGGGCATAGGCTCCGGCGGAGGGATCAACCAGCTTGTTAAAAAGACCGTGGATTTCGGCGGAACAGACGCCTTTATGACAGACAAAGAGCTGAAAGAAGCAGGTGCTCCCGTGCTCCACATACCCATATGCCTCGGAGCAGTGGTTGTAATTTATAACCTGCCCGGCAATCCAAAATTGAATTTTACCCCGGATGTACTGGCAGATATCTTTCTCGGAAAGATAACAAAATGGAACGATCCCAGAATAACAGCCGTTAATAAGGACGTCAATATACCCACCCTTGCGATCAGTGTTGTTCACCGTGCGGATGGAAGCGGAACCACATACATTTTCAGCGAATATCTCAGCAAAGCAAGCAATGATTGGAAGGAAAAAATAGGAACAGGCAAATCTTTGAACTGGCCACAGGGTCAGATCGGCCAGAAGGGAAATCCGGGCGTGGCAGGATATGTGAAGCAGACACCCGGGTCAGTCGGTTATGTGGAGCTTCTCTACGCGTTGCAGAACAAAATGTCTTATGGCAACATAAAGAACAAATCAGGCAAATTTGTAGAGCCTACTACAAAAGCGGAAAGCAATGCGGCAAACGTGAAAATACCTGATGATACAAACGTATCATTAACCGATAGCGAAGCAAAGGACGGCTATCCTATAAGCGGTTTTACCTGGCTTATATTCTATAAGGAACAAAACTATGGTGGCAGAACAAAGGAGAAAGCCGAAACCCTGTCCAAACTACTCGTATGGATGGTTACTGATGGACAGAAATATGTAGAGCCGCTTCAATATTCGGCATTAACAAAAGAGGCAATTGAAAAATCTTTGAAGATCATCAAGTCCATAACATACAACGGAACAACGATGATAAAATAA
- a CDS encoding ParB/RepB/Spo0J family partition protein: protein MVTKKTTVNPEFLYIPVENIVVLEQVRSSINIETESFKSLVQSIKDKGILEPLIVTGQDDGTYLLICGERRLVAARQLGLESVPVRVIEAGKELGDTIALQLTENLQREDLNPIDQAKGILSFIQAKHPDKGYDVNGVMSDLVMYNRRPEDLPEPIAFTVNAIIEISAKSYPTLFRTISLLKLSPEIQAAISAENLPVSQGYLFAANLECPDRMKIFDAVIKTPVTNATLERMLTAYKKVEPDSSNTKPKSMKKQVKSLVSIKTTFETGLGTYLREDIEKFLYELQVFCDFVQQQAPMAPYGKKRPPQV, encoded by the coding sequence ATGGTAACAAAGAAAACAACTGTAAATCCAGAGTTTTTGTACATTCCCGTAGAAAACATCGTGGTATTGGAACAGGTTAGGTCAAGCATCAATATTGAAACAGAATCATTCAAATCGCTTGTGCAGTCCATCAAAGATAAGGGCATCCTGGAGCCTCTTATTGTAACAGGACAGGACGACGGAACATATTTACTTATCTGCGGGGAGAGACGTCTCGTTGCAGCCCGGCAACTCGGACTTGAATCCGTACCGGTTAGAGTTATTGAAGCAGGCAAAGAATTAGGTGATACCATAGCCCTTCAACTTACAGAGAACCTCCAACGGGAGGACTTGAATCCCATAGATCAGGCTAAAGGGATACTCTCTTTTATTCAGGCAAAACATCCTGATAAAGGGTATGATGTGAACGGGGTGATGAGCGATTTGGTGATGTATAACCGGAGACCAGAGGACCTCCCAGAACCAATTGCGTTCACTGTGAACGCAATTATCGAAATCTCTGCAAAGTCTTATCCTACTTTGTTCCGCACGATTTCACTTTTAAAACTTTCTCCTGAAATTCAGGCCGCAATTTCTGCAGAAAACCTCCCGGTTTCTCAAGGATATCTCTTTGCCGCAAACCTCGAATGCCCAGATCGTATGAAGATATTCGATGCTGTCATAAAAACACCGGTGACCAATGCCACATTAGAAAGGATGCTTACCGCATACAAGAAGGTCGAGCCGGATTCAAGCAACACAAAGCCCAAATCCATGAAAAAACAGGTTAAAAGTCTTGTATCAATAAAAACAACCTTTGAGACGGGCCTTGGAACCTATTTGAGGGAAGATATTGAAAAGTTTCTTTATGAACTACAGGTTTTCTGTGATTTTGTACAACAACAGGCGCCCATGGCTCCATACGGTAAGAAAAGACCACCACAAGTGTGA
- the phoU gene encoding phosphate signaling complex protein PhoU: protein MLEEKIISLRREIIEYATRTEGMIEQSIQGLLNKDRVLLIEIIEHDEPQANEYEIIIEELCIALIARYEPKAKDLRTILMFLKINNDLERAADHAVNISESAIFLIGQPTVKPLIDIPKMALESISMLKDSINSFIKEDIVLARNVCERDSIVDELGNQTMRELITFMTVNAGTIERSLHLLKIARNLERIADLSTNISEDVIFMVEGETIKHHMLGKDVLS, encoded by the coding sequence ATGTTAGAGGAAAAGATCATCTCTCTCAGGAGAGAAATAATTGAATATGCAACACGTACCGAAGGCATGATAGAACAAAGTATTCAGGGCCTGTTGAACAAAGATCGTGTACTGTTAATAGAGATTATCGAGCATGATGAACCGCAGGCGAACGAATATGAAATTATTATCGAAGAACTGTGTATTGCCTTGATCGCAAGATATGAACCAAAGGCAAAAGACCTGCGGACAATACTTATGTTCCTGAAGATCAACAACGACCTTGAAAGGGCCGCCGATCATGCCGTAAATATCTCTGAAAGCGCCATTTTTTTAATTGGACAGCCGACGGTAAAGCCTTTAATAGATATCCCGAAAATGGCCCTGGAATCCATAAGCATGCTTAAGGACAGCATAAATTCCTTCATTAAGGAGGACATTGTTCTTGCACGGAATGTATGTGAAAGAGACAGCATTGTTGATGAGTTGGGAAATCAGACAATGCGTGAACTCATCACCTTCATGACAGTCAACGCCGGGACAATTGAGCGGTCTTTGCATCTCCTTAAGATTGCACGGAATCTTGAAAGAATCGCCGACCTTTCTACAAATATCAGTGAAGATGTAATTTTTATGGTAGAAGGGGAAACAATAAAACATCACATGTTGGGCAAAGACGTTCTGTCATAA
- the pstA gene encoding phosphate ABC transporter permease PstA, giving the protein MKTVDDISPGPVLMDNAVQQRIKGNLGPNKQVTTRIIKDICFKSTVMLLAFISLLPLFLILYYITKNGIAVINWEFLTQLPRPIGEDGGGIFNAIIGTFMLIILSSVLSIPFGISTGIYLSEKSEGKIAHMVRLCVVVLQGTPSIVIGIIAYVWVVSPFKGFSALSGGIALSIMMLPVIIKTTEETLKLMPYSLKEASLALGVPYYKTILKVILPTGLSGILTGILLSVARITGETAPLLFTAFGNQFMNYNILKPIDSLPYRIFYYAMSPYPEWHTFAWGASFILVVVVLGFNLIARGIAVKWKVRF; this is encoded by the coding sequence ATGAAAACGGTAGACGATATATCACCCGGGCCTGTCCTTATGGACAACGCGGTTCAACAGAGGATAAAGGGCAATCTCGGCCCGAACAAACAGGTAACAACAAGAATAATCAAAGACATATGCTTCAAAAGTACGGTAATGTTATTGGCTTTTATTTCGCTTCTCCCGCTTTTCCTCATTCTATACTACATCACAAAAAACGGTATTGCCGTCATTAACTGGGAGTTTCTCACCCAACTCCCCCGTCCGATAGGAGAGGATGGCGGCGGTATATTCAACGCCATCATCGGTACATTCATGCTTATAATTCTGTCCAGTGTTCTTTCGATTCCCTTCGGGATTTCAACAGGCATATATCTGTCGGAGAAAAGCGAAGGCAAGATCGCCCACATGGTGAGGCTCTGCGTCGTTGTCCTCCAGGGTACCCCGTCCATTGTAATAGGCATTATTGCATACGTATGGGTTGTGAGCCCTTTCAAGGGTTTTTCAGCCTTATCGGGCGGGATTGCTCTGAGCATTATGATGCTGCCTGTGATTATAAAAACTACGGAAGAGACGCTTAAGCTCATGCCCTATTCCCTGAAAGAAGCATCGCTTGCCCTTGGCGTGCCCTATTATAAAACAATCCTGAAGGTTATCCTGCCTACGGGCTTAAGCGGCATCCTCACAGGCATACTCCTCAGTGTTGCAAGAATCACAGGAGAAACAGCACCGCTATTGTTTACCGCCTTCGGCAACCAGTTCATGAACTATAATATACTGAAACCCATTGACTCCCTGCCCTACCGGATCTTTTACTATGCCATGAGTCCCTATCCTGAATGGCATACGTTTGCCTGGGGCGCATCCTTTATTCTCGTTGTGGTGGTTCTGGGTTTTAATCTTATCGCAAGGGGGATAGCCGTTAAATGGAAAGTCCGGTTTTAA